ataaaagtgtaTATAGAGAGAGGGACTTACCAACAATTGTGGTGTCATAGGTTTTGTTGTCATTAACAAAACATCTATTACCCGTTATAATCGTAATATCCATCCCTTCTccaatcaaaaatatattagtcTTCTTTTTATCAACTCTAATATATTCCTCATATGTgtctttcttaatttttataaagaatGGCTTGACACTGGGATCAGGAGCCATAAATATCGCTTCAACAATTGTATTGAAATTTCCAATTCCATGTTTAGATACAATTGCTGTCACGAtacaaaaatgggtgtgatgacactcgtcttatcccacctaGACAAGTCACCCTAAAACTTaattattacaataaaatgcgaaTAATTTACTATAAACTTAAATTATACCCCCAAAACCTGCTTGTCACATTCACAAGCCTGTTACAACTGAATCACAAGAAAATACAAGTCTCATAgagtagaacaagatcataaacaagagtaagAGGTCTGCTGAGATGACAAAAGCTACCTTACAAATCTCCAAAAAGCCTCGAAAAGAAGGTAATATATCACAAatgtccgggctagtaacctacaaaaaaaatagtagaagcaaggggtgagtaccaaaccacacggtactcagcaagtaaacctctaaacacaagctaaggggatgaaatacgggtactcctaccacccaaTTGAACCTCCACTACTACCACCTACATAAAAATCAGTCCATCCTAACAGCTCACAATTTACATAGCacatagctcaacaacaacacttagacaaattacatatcctcaacaaacAATACTtttacaaattacatatcctctacaacaacactttgaaacattatatatcctcaacaacaacactttgaaaaattatatatcctcaacaacaaaactttaacaaattacatatcctcaataaaaAGCTCAGTAAttatcaatcacaagttccacagAAGGGCattcacaagatcagcaaaacacaatatcaagttcaatTATGATAAGTATAttcaatgcaatggaatgcaatatcaagtataataatgcatgtctgacctagtaaTATACAGACGTTGTCTCTCAGTCCGatacccatgggggacatatctgtccatgcatctacCGCGGCACGCCatacgaccctcgataatagtaaccatcac
The DNA window shown above is from Solanum lycopersicum chromosome 11, SLM_r2.1 and carries:
- the LOC109118969 gene encoding uncharacterized protein isoform X1; its protein translation is MAIIDSFLCATKGKRGNITSIKRKHIFKSDCFELEVQRKEEDSSSGVIVRLFEVTSPDICDILPSFRGFLEICKVAFVISADLLLLFMILFYSMRLVFSCDSVVTGL